One Nocardiopsis gilva YIM 90087 genomic window, TCGACTCCGATGACTTGCCCGTTGACGTACGACGAGGACGGGGAGAACAGCCACAGAGCCACGTCGGCGACCTGACGGGGAGTACCGATCGCACCGGAGGGGATCAGCCGCCGCCACGTGGTCGCCCCGCCCACCGCCGCTTCCGAGGCGGCCAGCATGTCGGACTCGATCGGACCCGGGGCCACCGCGTTGACGCGTATCCCTTCCTGGGCGTGCTCCAGGGCCGCCATGCGGGTCAGGGCGACCGCCGCGTGTTTGGAGGCCACGTAGGCGCCGATTCCGGGGAAGACCGTGCGTAGCCCGTGCACCGAGGTGTTGTTGACGACGCTGCCGCTCCCTTGGGCTGACATCAGTCGCAGTTCTTCTCTCAGACAGAGCCACAGTCCCCGCGTGTTGACCGCGAAGGTATGGTCGAAGTCCTCCGGTTCCAGTTCGGCGAGCCGCCCGTCTCCCGGGATTCCTGCGTTGTTGAAGGCGCAGTCCACGCGACCGAACACGTCGACGGAACGGGTGAACAGCTCGCGTACCTGGTGGGGACTGGTGACGTCGCACTGCGCGAATAGCGCTTCGCCTCCCTGAGCGCGGATCTCCTGCACGACCTCGGTTCCGCGTTCCTCATTCCGCGCCGCGATGACGACGCGCATTCCCGCTTCGGAGAACGCGACGGCGGACGCGCGGCCGATGCCCGCGCTGCCGCCGGTGACGACCACGACCTGCCCCCGGTGGGGGTGTGGGGCATCGGCTTCGCGGCTCATCAGCTGGCCCCGACAGACTGCGCGTGGTCGTCGGCGTGCGATGCCAGCAGGCGTCCCATCCCGTCGCACGCCTGGGCGATCTCGCCCTCGGTGACATCGTTGAGGAAGCACACCGCACCGATCCCGGTGAGGATCGGCAGGTTCTGCTGACCGTTCCGGTGACGGATCGTGTCCGCCAAGGCTTCGGATACGAGCGCCACATCACTGAAGAGCGGATGCGAAGGCTCCAGCCCGAGCCGCCGCGCCACGGCGATGATGCGGTCGAGGTCAGCGCCACTGATCAAGCCGCGGTGAGCGGCAATGATGGCGGAGAACACACAGTCCATGGCCACCGCTTCGCCGTGCAGGAGTTCCGGGGACGCCCGCATTTCCACAAGCGGTGAGAACGAATGCCCGTAGTCAACGGAGCGCTGGAGGTTCTTCTCCCACAGGTTCGGTTCGAGTTCCTCGGCCATTCCTGCGATGGACCGGCCGATCACCTCGTCGGCGATCGTTCCCGTCAACCCGTCGTATCCGGGCGTTGGATCCTGGAAGCGGTGCTGAATGAGTTCCGCGCCGTGCTCCTCCAGCAGCTCGAACAGACGCTGATCCTTGATCAGCGCCATCTTGAAGATCTCGCCCATTCCATTGCGGAGCTGCCGGTCGGGAACGGTAGCGAGAAATTCACGGTCGATCAGGGTGCGTGGAGGTGGAGTGTAGGAGCCGAGGCGGTTGCGGTAGCCGCCATAATTGACGCCGGACTTGGCCGCCACACTGACGTCCACTTGGGAGAGCAGGGTTGTCGGTACGCGTATGAACGGAATCCCGCGCCGGTAGAGACTCGCGGCGACCCCCACGACATCGGCCACGACTCCGCCGCCGATAACGATGGGCGGATTGCTCAGACGGTTCGTGCCGACTTCGTTGAGCTTGTTGACCACTTCAAGGGCGCGATCAATGGACTTGTACTCCTCGGATCCGGGAAGCGTCAGGTACTCGACCGTCGCGGAGTTCTCGGCGAAGTACGAACGGATCCTGGTCCCGTATAGTTCGTCGACGGCGTGATCGAGGATGATGAGCCGTGTATCCGTGGTGCTCCCGCCGCCCGGGACGGCGAGGAGCTCAGGGTTATCGGGATCGAGCAACCCTGGAGTTTCAATGACCTCGTATTCGACGTCGAGTTGAGCTTTGACTCGCCATCCCTGGGTACGGGGAGAAGGGTACACAAACTCTCCTTTGTGAAGAATGTGACGCATGGCAACACGGCGCTCGACGCTGCCCTGGGCATTGCGTGGTCACTTCGCGCAGGACCATATACCTGATCAGGACTTCGAATCGCCGGCGCAAAGCCGAAAGGTGAATTGACCCCGGATCACCGCGGAGATCGTATGAGTGTGGCCTGGTTTATCTTCCGCGAGGCGGGGTTTTCAGGGCGTTGGCGAGGCGGTAGCCAACCGCACTGATGTAGGTGAAGCGGCCGCTTTGGTTGCACACTTAAACAAGTATGGACCTCCCCCGAGGAAACGCTCTCCACGTCGCGGACATCGCTGTCCGCGGAAACTGAGATGCGTTCTGATTTTTGACATGTTTGTCCGCCTCTGGGTAGTGACGGTACTCATTTCATCCGCTAACCGTCAATGATGATCAGGTGGGGCATTTGACCGTTTTGCCCGTATTGGAAATATCCAATTTACATCTGGACTGCGGATCATCGGTTGTTACTCCAGGTCACTGCATGGCTGTTTGCGATTCATCGAATTTCTGGTGATTTGCGTCACATCGTCGTTCACCTGGATCTTGCACAAGCTTCACCTGACGCGCTGCTGGAGCCTGTGCTCGCGGGGAGAGTTGGACGTCATCGAGACCATCCGAAGGGGCCTCGGTCCGAAAGGAGCTTTTCGGGGCATGCAGCACCGCGGAAGGGAGTCATTTTGTTCGGCCAGTGGCCCGACGCCGAGTGATGGGCGCCTGTTCTGTGCGACCTCGGGAGCTCTAGTGCGGCAGGGCCTGCCCGGGGTCCTACGGCAGCTCCGACCGCTGGTCGAGGAGGACCGGTTGAGCAGCCGGAACGTTGGCGCTGCCCTGGGCTTGAGGGCTGGGCGGACCGTCATCGGTGCCTGCCGATAATTCGTTGGGCGGAACGCCCCCTGGAGGCGATAATCCCGGCATGGTTTCGACGCCCGTGGACGGCCGTGCCGGAATCGACGTCGCTCTGGTGAGGCGTCTGATCGCCGCGCAGTTCCCGCGATGGAAGAACCTACCGGTGCGGCCGGTGGAGGTCGACGGTTTGGACAATCGGACCTACCGCCTGGGTGACGACATGACGGTGCGCCTGCCCACGGCCGCAGGCTATGCCCCTGCCGTGGACAAGGAGCATGACTGGCTGCCGCGGCTCGCCCCGGCGCTGCCGGTCGCTGTGCCGCCGATTCTCGCCAAGGGCGAGCCAGGAGAGGGATACCCCTTCCCCTGGTCCGTGCGCGGCTGGCTGCACGGCGAGACGGCTGATCGGGGACGCATCGACGACATGCCGCGGTTCGCGGTGGCGGTGGCCGAGTTCATCCAT contains:
- a CDS encoding SDR family NAD(P)-dependent oxidoreductase translates to MSREADAPHPHRGQVVVVTGGSAGIGRASAVAFSEAGMRVVIAARNEERGTEVVQEIRAQGGEALFAQCDVTSPHQVRELFTRSVDVFGRVDCAFNNAGIPGDGRLAELEPEDFDHTFAVNTRGLWLCLREELRLMSAQGSGSVVNNTSVHGLRTVFPGIGAYVASKHAAVALTRMAALEHAQEGIRVNAVAPGPIESDMLAASEAAVGGATTWRRLIPSGAIGTPRQVADVALWLFSPSSSYVNGQVIGVDGGFLAT
- a CDS encoding sedoheptulose 7-phosphate cyclase, with translation MYPSPRTQGWRVKAQLDVEYEVIETPGLLDPDNPELLAVPGGGSTTDTRLIILDHAVDELYGTRIRSYFAENSATVEYLTLPGSEEYKSIDRALEVVNKLNEVGTNRLSNPPIVIGGGVVADVVGVAASLYRRGIPFIRVPTTLLSQVDVSVAAKSGVNYGGYRNRLGSYTPPPRTLIDREFLATVPDRQLRNGMGEIFKMALIKDQRLFELLEEHGAELIQHRFQDPTPGYDGLTGTIADEVIGRSIAGMAEELEPNLWEKNLQRSVDYGHSFSPLVEMRASPELLHGEAVAMDCVFSAIIAAHRGLISGADLDRIIAVARRLGLEPSHPLFSDVALVSEALADTIRHRNGQQNLPILTGIGAVCFLNDVTEGEIAQACDGMGRLLASHADDHAQSVGAS